A single window of Longimicrobium sp. DNA harbors:
- a CDS encoding zf-TFIIB domain-containing protein, with the protein MKCPVCLQPDLVMSERQGIEIDYCPQCRGVWLDRGELDKIIERSATQAPAAASPEPPRTGYPPQQPGYGQQPGYGQHKKYDKDYHGGYGHKKKRGGFLGEIFDFD; encoded by the coding sequence ATGAAGTGTCCCGTATGCCTGCAGCCCGACCTGGTGATGTCGGAACGCCAGGGAATCGAGATCGACTACTGCCCGCAGTGCCGAGGCGTGTGGCTGGACCGCGGCGAGCTCGACAAGATCATCGAGCGCTCCGCCACGCAGGCCCCCGCCGCGGCGTCACCTGAGCCGCCGCGGACCGGGTACCCGCCGCAGCAGCCAGGCTACGGCCAGCAGCCCGGATACGGCCAGCACAAGAAGTACGACAAGGACTACCACGGCGGATACGGCCATAAGAAAAAGCGCGGCGGCTTCCTGGGCGAGATCTTCGACTTCGATTGA
- a CDS encoding DUF1579 family protein translates to MNPIEALAACAGTWSGPSTLQDPMNNVAEESASTLTVTPVLGGRFVRMDYTWAYQGKPQEGSLLVGFDPKANTLSGHLIDTWHVGYGAMAFTGTPGADSTLTVRGSYAAPPGPDWGWRIDVAPGEDTLRITHYNVWPEGKEDLAVESVYTRA, encoded by the coding sequence ATGAACCCGATCGAAGCGCTCGCCGCCTGCGCAGGAACGTGGAGCGGCCCCAGCACGCTGCAGGACCCCATGAACAACGTCGCCGAAGAGTCGGCGTCCACCCTCACCGTTACGCCGGTGCTGGGCGGGCGCTTCGTGAGGATGGACTACACGTGGGCGTACCAGGGCAAGCCGCAGGAAGGCTCGCTGCTCGTGGGTTTCGATCCCAAGGCCAACACGCTTTCGGGGCACCTGATCGACACCTGGCACGTGGGATACGGGGCGATGGCGTTCACCGGAACGCCCGGCGCGGACTCCACGCTCACCGTCCGCGGCTCGTACGCCGCGCCTCCCGGGCCGGACTGGGGATGGCGCATCGACGTCGCTCCGGGCGAGGACACGCTGCGCATCACGCACTACAACGTGTGGCCCGAGGGAAAGGAAGACCTGGCCGTCGAATCGGTCTACACTCGCGCATAG
- a CDS encoding pyridoxal phosphate-dependent aminotransferase, producing the protein MDRRRIDIAPPHIPGFRAVPFTGVIYVMAEASKRGYAYGHPDWCNLGQGMPETGPLPGAPPRILEAPISTADQEYAPVAGIPELRTAVADLYNHLYRQGKASQYTADNVCICGGGRLGLTRTVAALGEINLGHFLPDYTAYEELLNIFRMFTAIPILLEGTDGYRFDMGRLEREIMGRGLSALLLSNPSNPTGRTIRGLELASWVEAARRLECTLLLDEFYSHYAWCASPDEDGLVSAARYVDDVDNDPVVIMDGLTKNWRYPGWRTTWVVGPKAVIEAVTSAGSFLDGGGSRPLQRAAVALLEPAAVRAETAAIRGAFLRKRRILLDGLRDAGMRLDVEPEGTFYIWADLAGLPEPLNDGMDFFQAALEEKVICVPGEFFDINPGKRRSGRASRFRTYARFSFGPEESAVAEGVRRLGEMVQRYR; encoded by the coding sequence ATGGACCGCAGACGTATCGACATCGCGCCGCCCCACATCCCCGGCTTCCGCGCCGTTCCGTTCACCGGGGTGATCTACGTGATGGCCGAGGCCTCCAAGCGCGGCTACGCATACGGCCACCCCGACTGGTGCAACCTGGGCCAGGGGATGCCCGAGACCGGCCCCCTTCCCGGAGCGCCACCGCGCATCCTGGAAGCACCCATCAGCACGGCGGACCAGGAGTACGCGCCCGTGGCCGGCATTCCCGAGCTGCGCACCGCCGTCGCCGACCTGTACAACCACCTGTACCGGCAGGGCAAGGCGTCGCAGTACACCGCCGACAACGTCTGCATCTGCGGCGGCGGCCGGCTGGGGCTCACCCGCACGGTGGCGGCGCTGGGGGAGATCAACCTGGGGCACTTCCTTCCCGACTACACGGCGTACGAGGAGCTGCTGAACATATTCCGCATGTTCACGGCGATCCCCATCCTGCTGGAAGGCACCGACGGCTACCGCTTCGACATGGGACGGCTGGAGCGCGAGATCATGGGCCGCGGCCTATCCGCGCTGCTGCTCTCCAACCCGTCGAACCCCACGGGGCGCACCATCCGCGGGCTGGAGCTGGCATCCTGGGTAGAGGCGGCGCGGCGGCTGGAGTGCACGCTGCTGCTGGACGAGTTCTACTCGCACTACGCCTGGTGCGCCTCGCCCGACGAGGACGGGCTCGTCTCGGCCGCCCGCTACGTGGACGACGTGGACAACGACCCGGTCGTGATCATGGACGGGCTGACCAAGAACTGGCGCTACCCCGGCTGGCGGACCACCTGGGTCGTGGGCCCCAAGGCAGTGATCGAGGCGGTGACCAGCGCGGGCTCGTTCCTGGACGGCGGCGGCAGCCGGCCCCTGCAGCGCGCCGCCGTTGCACTGCTGGAGCCCGCGGCGGTGCGCGCCGAGACGGCGGCCATCCGCGGCGCGTTCCTGCGCAAGCGGCGCATCCTGCTCGACGGGCTGCGCGACGCCGGCATGCGGCTGGACGTGGAGCCCGAGGGTACCTTCTACATCTGGGCAGACCTGGCGGGCCTTCCCGAGCCGCTGAACGACGGGATGGACTTCTTCCAGGCCGCGCTGGAGGAAAAGGTGATCTGCGTTCCGGGCGAGTTCTTCGACATCAACCCGGGCAAGCGCCGCAGCGGCCGTGCATCGCGGTTCCGCACCTACGCGCGCTTCTCGTTCGGCCCCGAGGAGTCGGCCGTGGCCGAAGGGGTGCGGCGCCTGGGCGAGATGGTGCAGCGCTACCGCTGA
- a CDS encoding sensor histidine kinase — MSRDSEPPQDPGADPLRDPARLAALHATALLDSAPEESFDRLTRIAAEFLDAPLALVNLLDDQRQFAKSCFAPPGWPDDPNSPVEESYCRWTIIEREPVVISDARKDERVRDSVFLRDLNLVSYLGVPLILSNGHALGTLCVAGFEPREWTEREVRLLADLAASVTTEVELRLDVAERRQIARLKDEFVSIVAHELRTPLTSIRGSLGLLASGRLNGTPQAQRMLEIAAQNSDRLVRLINDMLDLDRLQSGRLELNPARVEVARLVEQSMHAVEGAATGVQVTLEARIDPGLDVWADPDRVVQVLVNLLSNAAKFSPPGAVVEVVAENRGEQALFQVRDRGRGIPADKLDAIFERFRQVDSSDARDKGGTGLGLAICRSIVQQHGGRVWVASEWGKGSTFFFTLPREPRAAAE; from the coding sequence ATGAGCCGCGATTCCGAGCCGCCGCAGGACCCTGGCGCCGACCCGCTGCGCGATCCCGCCCGCCTGGCCGCGCTCCACGCCACGGCGCTGCTCGACAGCGCGCCGGAGGAGTCCTTCGACCGGCTCACCCGCATCGCGGCCGAGTTCCTGGACGCGCCGCTGGCGCTGGTGAACCTGCTGGACGACCAGCGGCAGTTCGCCAAGAGCTGCTTCGCCCCGCCAGGCTGGCCCGACGACCCCAACTCGCCCGTGGAGGAGTCGTACTGCCGGTGGACGATCATCGAGCGCGAGCCCGTGGTGATCTCCGACGCGCGAAAGGACGAGCGGGTGCGCGACAGCGTGTTCCTGCGCGACCTGAACCTGGTCAGCTACCTGGGCGTTCCGCTGATCCTTTCCAACGGCCACGCGCTGGGAACGCTCTGCGTGGCCGGGTTCGAGCCGCGCGAGTGGACGGAGCGCGAGGTGCGGCTGCTCGCGGACCTGGCGGCGTCGGTGACCACCGAGGTGGAGTTGCGGCTGGACGTGGCCGAACGCCGCCAGATCGCCAGGCTCAAGGACGAGTTCGTGTCCATCGTCGCGCACGAGCTGCGCACGCCGCTGACCTCCATTCGCGGCAGCCTGGGGCTTCTGGCCAGCGGACGGCTGAACGGAACGCCGCAGGCGCAGCGGATGCTGGAGATCGCGGCGCAGAACTCCGACCGGCTGGTGCGGCTGATCAACGACATGCTGGACCTCGATCGCCTGCAGTCCGGACGGCTGGAGCTGAACCCGGCGCGGGTGGAGGTCGCCCGGCTGGTGGAGCAGTCGATGCACGCCGTCGAGGGGGCGGCGACGGGCGTGCAGGTGACGCTGGAGGCCAGGATCGACCCGGGGCTGGACGTCTGGGCCGATCCGGACCGGGTGGTGCAGGTGCTGGTGAACCTGCTATCCAACGCGGCCAAGTTCTCCCCGCCTGGCGCCGTGGTGGAGGTGGTCGCCGAGAACCGCGGCGAGCAGGCGCTGTTCCAGGTGCGCGACCGCGGCCGGGGGATCCCCGCCGACAAGCTCGACGCCATCTTCGAGCGCTTCCGGCAGGTAGACAGCTCCGATGCCCGCGACAAGGGCGGTACGGGGCTGGGGCTGGCCATCTGCCGCAGCATCGTCCAGCAGCATGGGGGGCGCGTCTGGGTGGCGAGCGAGTGGGGCAAGGGGAGCACCTTCTTCTTCACCCTCCCCCGCGAGCCGCGAGCCGCCGCGGAGTAG
- a CDS encoding M20/M25/M40 family metallo-hydrolase, producing MQNGIDPAVTSPAEYRQLARDIFSELIAIDTTEANGDVTAAGQVVARRLLAAGLPEDDVTQAGPHPRKLNLVARLRGSGARGPLLLLAHLDVVDADPAEWSTDPFELVEQDGFFYGRGTSDQKAMASIWAANLVRLLNEGVVPDRDIILALTADEEGGPQNGAKWLTENRRDLVDAEMGINEGGIGRIKEGRRVSNNLQASEKVYVDFELCARGASGHSSLPTPDNSIYHLAAALGRIARFTFPVQLGEVARAFFERMSRIEAGPMADDMRALLDTGDADAAARLSEVPQYNGMMRTTCAATRLDAGQSNNTIPQSARAILNCRLLPGTDPDEVARQLVEVIADERLVLTQVKAGKPSAPSPLTPEVVGAVERITEEMWPGVPVVPVMGIGATDSLYFRAAGIPMYGVSGIFFDVDDVRVHAPNERISISSYFEGQEFLYRLVRAMSGQG from the coding sequence ATGCAGAACGGCATCGACCCGGCTGTCACCTCCCCGGCGGAGTACCGGCAGCTGGCGCGCGACATTTTTTCCGAGCTGATCGCCATCGACACCACCGAGGCCAACGGCGACGTCACCGCGGCGGGGCAGGTGGTCGCGCGCCGCTTGCTGGCGGCGGGGCTCCCGGAGGACGACGTGACGCAGGCCGGCCCGCATCCCCGCAAGCTGAACCTGGTGGCGCGCCTTCGCGGCAGCGGCGCGCGCGGGCCGCTGCTCCTGCTGGCCCACCTGGACGTGGTGGATGCCGACCCGGCGGAGTGGTCCACCGATCCTTTCGAGCTGGTAGAGCAGGACGGCTTCTTCTACGGCCGCGGCACCAGCGACCAGAAGGCGATGGCCAGCATCTGGGCCGCCAACCTGGTGCGCCTGCTGAACGAGGGCGTGGTGCCGGACCGCGACATCATCCTGGCGCTGACGGCGGACGAGGAGGGCGGGCCGCAGAACGGCGCCAAGTGGCTGACGGAGAACCGCCGCGACCTGGTGGATGCGGAGATGGGGATCAACGAAGGGGGAATCGGGCGGATCAAGGAGGGGCGCCGCGTTTCCAACAACCTGCAGGCCAGCGAAAAGGTGTACGTCGACTTCGAACTGTGCGCCCGCGGCGCCTCCGGCCACAGCTCGCTGCCCACCCCCGACAACTCCATCTACCACCTGGCCGCCGCGCTGGGGCGCATCGCCCGGTTCACCTTTCCCGTGCAGCTGGGTGAGGTGGCGCGGGCCTTTTTCGAACGCATGTCGCGGATCGAGGCGGGGCCGATGGCAGACGACATGCGCGCGCTGCTGGACACGGGCGATGCGGACGCCGCGGCGCGGCTCAGCGAGGTGCCGCAGTACAACGGGATGATGCGCACCACCTGCGCGGCCACGCGGCTGGATGCGGGGCAGAGCAACAACACGATTCCGCAGTCCGCGCGCGCCATCCTCAACTGCCGGCTGCTTCCCGGGACCGATCCGGACGAGGTGGCGCGCCAACTGGTGGAGGTGATCGCGGACGAGCGCCTGGTGCTCACCCAGGTCAAGGCGGGCAAGCCCAGCGCGCCGTCGCCCCTGACGCCGGAGGTGGTGGGGGCGGTGGAGCGGATCACCGAAGAGATGTGGCCCGGAGTGCCGGTGGTGCCGGTAATGGGCATCGGCGCCACGGACAGCCTCTACTTCCGCGCCGCCGGCATCCCGATGTATGGCGTGTCGGGGATCTTCTTCGACGTGGACGACGTGCGCGTCCACGCGCCCAACGAGCGGATTTCGATCAGCTCCTACTTCGAGGGGCAGGAGTTCCTGTATCGGCTCGTCCGTGCGATGTCGGGCCAGGGCTGA
- a CDS encoding GNAT family N-acetyltransferase, which yields MTRSDPEYPLSDLALARRLEAAEGRANAAFVSSRARLQPEVGATWKEVAGTLVMFDGVGSPLTQTFGLGTLGTADDGTLGEIEAFMEERGAHVYHEVSPLADSSLLLLLPARGYWPVELTSVMHRPTTIAVPGAESQVRVRRIEPGEVDLWADTAARGWGETPEVAEFMRAFGTITARAEGTVPFLAEIDGEPVATGALAMHGDVALLAGASTVPAARKQGAQRALLQARLRYAAEHGCDLAMMGAEPGSASQRNAERQGFRIAYTRIKWHLPPA from the coding sequence ATGACCCGTTCCGATCCCGAGTACCCGCTTTCCGACCTGGCCCTCGCGCGTCGCCTGGAGGCCGCGGAGGGGCGCGCGAACGCCGCGTTCGTCTCCAGTCGCGCCCGGCTGCAGCCGGAGGTGGGGGCCACGTGGAAGGAAGTCGCCGGAACACTGGTGATGTTCGACGGCGTGGGATCGCCCCTCACGCAGACGTTCGGACTCGGCACCCTGGGCACCGCCGATGACGGTACCCTGGGCGAGATAGAGGCATTCATGGAGGAACGCGGCGCGCACGTGTACCATGAAGTGAGTCCGCTGGCCGATTCGTCCCTCCTGCTACTGCTGCCGGCGCGCGGCTACTGGCCCGTCGAACTGACCAGCGTGATGCACCGGCCCACGACGATCGCCGTCCCCGGCGCCGAATCACAGGTACGCGTGCGGCGGATCGAGCCCGGAGAGGTGGACCTGTGGGCAGACACGGCGGCCCGCGGCTGGGGCGAAACGCCGGAAGTCGCGGAGTTCATGCGTGCCTTCGGAACGATCACCGCGCGCGCCGAGGGCACGGTGCCGTTCCTCGCAGAGATCGATGGGGAGCCGGTCGCCACGGGAGCCCTGGCGATGCACGGCGACGTGGCGCTGCTGGCGGGGGCGAGCACCGTCCCCGCGGCGCGGAAGCAGGGAGCGCAGCGCGCTCTGCTGCAGGCGCGGCTTCGATACGCGGCGGAGCACGGATGCGACCTGGCGATGATGGGTGCGGAGCCCGGAAGCGCGTCGCAGCGCAACGCCGAGCGCCAGGGCTTCCGCATCGCCTACACGCGGATCAAGTGGCACCTGCCTCCGGCGTGA